The Streptomyces europaeiscabiei genome window below encodes:
- a CDS encoding branched-chain amino acid ABC transporter permease translates to MNELPQQLVNGLLLGSMYGLVAIGYTMVYGIVQLINFAHGEIFMVGGFGALTMYLYVLPDGTSMWVALPLMLIGGILVAVLVAVGAERFAYRPLRTAPRLAPLITAIGLSLALQQAVWAWYPNARSAITFPQIEGGPFEIGSVTIQTGDIFLLLAAPISMAILAYFVMKTRTGRGMQATAQDPDTAKLMGINTDRIIVVAFALGAAFAAVGSVAYGLKYGEVQFRMGFILGLKAFTAAVLGGIGNIYGAMLGGLVLGVAEALSTAYISDIPGMDQFGSQSWANVWAFVLLILVLLVRPQGLLGERVSDRA, encoded by the coding sequence GTGAACGAACTGCCGCAGCAGCTGGTCAACGGCCTGCTACTGGGATCCATGTACGGGCTGGTCGCCATCGGCTACACGATGGTCTATGGCATCGTCCAGCTCATCAACTTCGCCCACGGTGAAATCTTCATGGTGGGCGGATTCGGCGCCCTCACCATGTACCTGTACGTGCTGCCCGACGGCACGTCCATGTGGGTGGCACTGCCCCTCATGCTCATCGGCGGCATCCTCGTCGCCGTACTCGTGGCGGTCGGCGCGGAACGATTCGCCTACCGCCCCCTGCGCACAGCACCACGCCTCGCGCCCCTCATCACCGCCATCGGCCTCTCCCTCGCCCTCCAACAGGCGGTATGGGCCTGGTACCCCAACGCCCGGTCCGCGATCACCTTCCCCCAGATCGAAGGCGGCCCCTTCGAGATCGGCAGCGTCACCATCCAGACCGGTGACATCTTCCTGCTGCTCGCCGCCCCCATCAGCATGGCGATCCTCGCGTACTTCGTGATGAAGACCCGCACCGGCCGCGGCATGCAGGCCACCGCGCAGGACCCGGACACCGCCAAACTCATGGGCATCAACACCGACCGCATCATCGTGGTCGCCTTCGCCCTCGGCGCCGCCTTCGCCGCCGTCGGATCCGTCGCCTACGGCCTCAAGTACGGCGAGGTCCAGTTCCGCATGGGCTTCATCCTCGGCCTCAAGGCCTTCACCGCCGCCGTCCTCGGCGGCATCGGCAACATCTACGGCGCCATGCTCGGCGGCCTGGTCCTCGGCGTCGCCGAAGCCCTCTCCACCGCCTACATCTCCGACATCCCCGGCATGGACCAGTTCGGCAGCCAGTCCTGGGCCAACGTCTGGGCGTTCGTACTCCTCATCCTCGTACTCCTCGTCAGGCCACAGGGGCTGCTCGGCGAGCGCGTGTCGGACAGGGCGTGA
- a CDS encoding Tat pathway signal sequence domain protein → MSGVGPVEPGEGTRAWDVPEADLAPPPEPPHGRFTRVYARHRRALLAAAVAVVVLAGCGYLYATRPKPEPEPEAPYPSQALVVSYLGPVTRSAGASRASFGFEVGLSVRSGPPVTVEQMTQPYAGLSLRTDPRTPVRIGTDRPRKIVITMRVTECGKVPKNAGLPFLDVTLRNTRAIEAHSFILGERYAQDLSDALQVACSNDSSSVPKP, encoded by the coding sequence GTGAGCGGGGTCGGTCCCGTGGAGCCGGGCGAGGGCACGCGCGCGTGGGACGTACCGGAAGCGGACCTCGCGCCCCCTCCGGAGCCTCCTCACGGGCGGTTCACGCGGGTGTACGCCCGGCACCGCCGTGCCCTGCTCGCGGCGGCCGTGGCCGTCGTCGTGCTCGCGGGCTGCGGCTACCTGTACGCCACCCGTCCGAAGCCGGAACCCGAGCCCGAGGCTCCTTACCCGTCCCAGGCGCTCGTCGTGAGCTATCTCGGCCCGGTGACCCGGTCCGCCGGGGCGTCGCGCGCGAGCTTCGGCTTCGAGGTCGGGCTGAGCGTGCGGTCCGGCCCCCCGGTCACGGTCGAACAGATGACCCAGCCCTACGCGGGGCTCTCCCTGCGGACGGACCCTCGCACTCCGGTCCGGATCGGGACGGACCGGCCCCGAAAGATCGTCATCACCATGCGCGTCACGGAATGCGGGAAAGTGCCGAAGAACGCCGGACTGCCTTTCCTCGACGTAACTCTACGTAATACGCGCGCAATAGAAGCACACAGCTTCATCCTGGGTGAGCGCTACGCGCAGGACCTCTCCGACGCCCTTCAAGTCGCCTGTAGCAACGATTCCTCGTCAGTACCAAAACCCTGA
- a CDS encoding FdhF/YdeP family oxidoreductase, with protein sequence MAGKAPKSDPVQDAPQVAEPKHAAAGLPAIGHTLRIAQQQMGVKRTALTLLRVNQKDGFDCPGCAWPEPDHRHAAEFCENGAKAVAEEATLRRVTPEFFAAHTVADLATRSGYWLGQQGRLTHPMYLPEGADRYEPVSWERAFDIVAEELKALASPDEALFYTSGRTSNEAAFLYQLFAREFGTNNLPDCSNMCHESSGSALSETIGIGKGSVLLEDLYKADLIIVAGQNPGTNHPRMLSALEKAKANGAKIITVNPLPEAGLERFKNPQTPQGMFKGAALTDLFLQIRLGGDQALFRLLNKLILAEHDSASGAGSGAVDEAFISEHTHGFEEFAEAARAADWDETLTATGLTRERIEEALRMVLASKRTIVCWAMGLTQHKHSVPTIREVVNFLLLRGNIGRPGAGVCPVRGHSNVQGDRTMGIFERPAPAFLDALEKEFGFAPPREHGYDVVRAIRAMRDDRAKVFFAMGGNFVSASPDTEVTEAAMRRARLTVHVSTKLNRSHAVTGARALILPTLGRTERDLQGGGEQFVTVEDSMGMVHASRGRLEPASGQLLSETAIVCRLARRVLGAGSRTPWEEFEKDYATIRDRIARVVPGFEDFNARVADPSGFALPHAPRDERRFPTATGKANFTAAPVEYPQLPQGRLLLQTLRSHDQYNTTIYGLDDRYRGIRNGRRVVLVNPEDARALKLADGSYVDLVSEWRDGVERRADGFRVVHYPTARGCAAAYYPETNVLVPLDATADTSNTPASKSVVVRLEQSSTD encoded by the coding sequence ATGGCCGGCAAGGCGCCGAAAAGTGATCCGGTTCAGGACGCGCCGCAGGTCGCGGAGCCCAAGCACGCTGCGGCGGGCCTGCCGGCGATCGGGCACACGTTGCGGATCGCGCAGCAGCAGATGGGCGTGAAGCGGACCGCGCTGACGCTGCTGCGGGTCAACCAGAAGGACGGCTTCGACTGTCCGGGCTGCGCCTGGCCGGAGCCGGATCACCGGCACGCCGCCGAGTTCTGCGAGAACGGCGCGAAGGCGGTCGCCGAGGAGGCCACGCTGCGCCGGGTCACCCCGGAGTTCTTCGCCGCCCACACCGTCGCCGACCTGGCGACCCGCAGTGGCTACTGGCTGGGGCAGCAGGGGCGGCTCACCCACCCCATGTACCTCCCCGAAGGCGCCGACCGCTACGAGCCGGTGTCCTGGGAGCGCGCCTTCGACATCGTCGCCGAGGAACTGAAGGCCCTCGCTTCCCCCGACGAGGCCCTCTTCTACACCTCCGGCCGGACGAGCAACGAGGCCGCGTTCCTGTACCAGCTGTTCGCCCGTGAGTTCGGCACGAACAACCTGCCGGACTGCTCCAACATGTGCCACGAGTCGTCGGGCTCCGCGCTCTCCGAGACGATCGGCATCGGCAAGGGCAGCGTCCTGCTGGAGGACCTCTACAAGGCCGATCTGATCATCGTCGCCGGGCAGAACCCGGGGACGAACCATCCTCGGATGCTCTCCGCGCTGGAGAAGGCCAAGGCGAACGGCGCGAAGATCATCACCGTCAACCCGCTGCCCGAGGCCGGCCTGGAGCGGTTCAAGAACCCGCAGACCCCGCAGGGCATGTTCAAGGGCGCCGCCCTCACCGACCTGTTCCTCCAGATCCGCCTCGGCGGCGACCAGGCCCTGTTCCGCCTCCTGAACAAGCTGATCCTGGCTGAACACGACAGCGCCTCCGGCGCGGGGTCCGGCGCGGTCGACGAGGCGTTCATCAGCGAGCACACCCACGGCTTCGAGGAGTTCGCCGAGGCCGCCCGCGCCGCCGACTGGGACGAGACGCTCACCGCGACCGGCCTCACGCGCGAGCGGATCGAGGAGGCCCTGCGCATGGTCCTCGCCTCGAAGCGGACCATCGTCTGCTGGGCGATGGGCCTCACCCAGCACAAGCACTCGGTGCCGACCATCCGCGAGGTGGTCAACTTCCTTCTGCTGCGCGGCAACATCGGCCGCCCCGGCGCGGGCGTCTGCCCGGTGCGCGGCCACTCGAACGTGCAGGGCGACCGCACGATGGGCATCTTCGAACGGCCCGCCCCGGCCTTCCTGGACGCCCTGGAGAAGGAGTTCGGCTTCGCCCCGCCCCGGGAGCACGGATACGACGTCGTACGGGCCATCAGGGCCATGCGCGACGACAGGGCGAAGGTGTTCTTCGCGATGGGCGGCAACTTCGTGTCGGCCTCCCCCGACACCGAGGTCACGGAGGCGGCCATGCGCCGCGCCAGACTCACCGTGCACGTGTCGACGAAGCTGAACCGCTCGCACGCCGTCACGGGCGCGCGGGCACTGATCCTGCCCACCCTGGGCCGCACCGAGCGCGACCTCCAGGGCGGCGGCGAGCAGTTCGTGACCGTCGAGGACTCGATGGGCATGGTGCACGCCTCACGCGGGCGTCTGGAGCCCGCGAGCGGGCAGCTGCTGTCCGAGACCGCCATCGTGTGCCGGCTCGCCCGCCGCGTCCTCGGCGCGGGCAGCCGGACGCCGTGGGAGGAGTTCGAGAAGGACTACGCGACCATCCGCGACCGCATCGCGCGCGTGGTGCCCGGTTTCGAGGACTTCAACGCGCGCGTGGCCGACCCCAGCGGCTTCGCGCTCCCGCACGCCCCGCGCGACGAGCGGCGCTTCCCCACGGCCACCGGCAAGGCCAACTTCACGGCCGCGCCGGTCGAGTACCCGCAGCTGCCGCAGGGCCGTCTCCTGCTGCAGACGCTGCGCTCGCACGACCAGTACAACACCACGATCTACGGCCTGGACGACCGCTACCGGGGCATCAGGAACGGCCGCCGGGTCGTGCTGGTCAACCCCGAGGACGCACGGGCGCTGAAGCTCGCCGACGGGTCGTACGTGGACCTGGTGAGCGAGTGGCGGGACGGCGTGGAGCGCCGGGCCGACGGCTTCCGGGTGGTGCACTATCCGACGGCACGCGGCTGTGCGGCCGCCTACTACCCGGAGACCAACGTCCTGGTGCCGCTGGACGCCACCGCCGACACCAGCAACACCCCGGCCAGCAAGTCCGTCGTGGTCCGTCTGGAACAATCGTCGACCGACTGA
- a CDS encoding branched-chain amino acid ABC transporter substrate-binding protein — MRQRSLIAITAALAAGALTLTACGSRDGGNGGSDTGSGTTVVIGVDAPLTGDLSALGLGIKNSVDLAAKTANKDKYVEGVTFKVEALDDQAQPSSGQQNATKLVADKDVLGVVGPLNSSVAESMQKVFDDAKLVEVSPANTNPALTQGPDWQTSKVRPYKSYFRTATTDAIQGPFAAQYVFKDAKKKKVFVIDDKKTYGAGLAATFSDEFKKLGGKIVGTEHIDPETKDFSAVATKVKSSGADVVYYGGEYPQAGPLSKQIKAAGAKVPVVGGDGIYSADFIKLAGASGTGDLATSVGAPVEELDSAKEFVANYKTAGYKEAYEAYGGYSYDSAWAIIEAVKKVVEDNNGKLPDDARAKITEAVQNVSFDGVTGKVSFDEYGDATNKQLTVYAVEGGEWKAVKSGTFAG, encoded by the coding sequence GTGCGTCAACGTTCGCTCATAGCCATCACCGCCGCGCTGGCGGCGGGAGCACTCACTCTCACCGCCTGCGGTTCGCGCGACGGGGGCAACGGCGGCTCGGACACCGGCAGTGGCACCACTGTCGTCATCGGCGTCGACGCCCCGCTGACCGGTGACCTGTCCGCGCTGGGTCTCGGCATCAAGAACTCCGTGGACCTGGCCGCCAAGACGGCCAACAAGGACAAGTACGTCGAAGGCGTCACCTTCAAGGTCGAAGCCCTCGACGACCAGGCGCAGCCCTCCTCCGGCCAGCAGAACGCCACGAAACTCGTCGCCGACAAGGACGTCCTCGGTGTCGTCGGCCCGCTGAACTCCTCAGTCGCCGAGTCCATGCAGAAGGTCTTCGACGACGCCAAGCTCGTCGAGGTCTCCCCGGCCAACACCAACCCGGCCCTCACCCAGGGCCCGGACTGGCAGACCTCGAAGGTCCGCCCGTACAAGTCGTACTTCCGCACCGCGACCACGGACGCCATCCAGGGCCCGTTCGCCGCGCAGTACGTCTTCAAGGACGCCAAGAAGAAGAAGGTCTTCGTCATCGACGACAAGAAGACCTACGGCGCCGGTCTGGCCGCCACCTTCTCGGACGAGTTCAAGAAGCTCGGCGGCAAGATCGTCGGCACCGAGCACATCGACCCCGAGACCAAGGACTTCTCCGCGGTCGCCACCAAGGTCAAGTCCTCCGGCGCCGACGTCGTCTACTACGGCGGCGAGTACCCCCAGGCCGGTCCCCTCAGCAAGCAGATCAAGGCCGCGGGCGCCAAGGTCCCCGTCGTCGGCGGTGACGGCATCTACAGCGCCGACTTCATCAAGCTCGCCGGCGCCAGCGGCACCGGCGACCTCGCCACCTCCGTCGGCGCCCCGGTCGAGGAACTCGACTCCGCCAAGGAATTCGTCGCCAACTACAAGACCGCCGGCTACAAGGAGGCCTACGAGGCCTACGGCGGCTACTCCTACGACTCCGCCTGGGCGATCATCGAGGCCGTCAAGAAGGTCGTCGAGGACAACAACGGCAAGCTGCCGGACGACGCCCGCGCCAAGATCACCGAGGCCGTGCAGAACGTCTCCTTCGACGGTGTGACCGGCAAGGTCTCCTTCGACGAGTACGGTGACGCCACCAACAAGCAGCTCACCGTCTACGCCGTCGAGGGCGGCGAGTGGAAGGCCGTCAAGTCCGGCACCTTCGCCGGCTGA
- a CDS encoding branched-chain amino acid ABC transporter permease has product MTTQTTAPRTTGKTTAGDPHSLVGIPPHIGRALATGGGALAVVSAFLAWTWTSAFPGDLTVYGYPGGLQVLVLIGGALTALLGLSSYGIKGLRWLTPAGADSALKLAALGTFATAWYTIIAISAQLGGVVNLEPGGWIAGITTLAALLGALSLPYALPETDPGDPDDTGWDQFRHKARTQRTIVKAAFASGTATPARQLPPYAEILIIVGALALGLTVFTYGIGTEYDELFIGFLITAGFGFGAAAKAGLVGRISALTAKHRNVTMIGAFTAAAAFPFTQSDDQYATIGVYILIFATVALGLNIVVGLAGLLDLGYVAFLGVGAYTAAMVSGSPSSPFDIHLPFWASAILGAAVAMIFGVIIGAPTLRLRGDYLAIVTLGFGEIFRITVLNMDGTSGPDITNGSNGISSIPNLNILGFDFGQEHTFLGFTIARFANYFLLMLLITLVVVIVFRRSSDSRIGRAWIAIREDETAALAMGINGFRVKLIAFALGAALAGLAGTVQAHVTYTVTPEQYQFAAVVPPNSAFLLAAVVLGGMGTISGPLVGAALLYLIPSKLQFLDDYQLFAFGLALVLLMRFRPEGLIPNRRRQLEFHEEAEAPAVLSKAGA; this is encoded by the coding sequence ATGACCACACAGACCACCGCACCCCGGACCACCGGCAAGACCACCGCCGGCGACCCGCACAGCCTCGTGGGCATCCCCCCGCACATCGGCCGCGCCCTCGCCACCGGCGGCGGCGCCCTCGCCGTCGTCTCCGCCTTCCTCGCCTGGACCTGGACCTCGGCCTTCCCCGGTGACCTCACCGTCTACGGCTACCCGGGCGGCCTCCAGGTCCTCGTCCTCATCGGCGGCGCCCTCACCGCACTCCTCGGCCTGTCCTCCTACGGCATCAAGGGCCTGCGCTGGCTGACCCCCGCAGGCGCCGACAGCGCCCTCAAACTGGCCGCGCTCGGCACCTTCGCCACCGCCTGGTACACGATCATCGCGATCAGCGCCCAGCTCGGCGGCGTCGTCAACCTGGAGCCCGGCGGCTGGATCGCGGGCATCACGACCCTCGCCGCCCTGCTCGGCGCCCTCTCCCTGCCGTACGCGCTGCCGGAGACCGACCCCGGCGACCCGGACGACACCGGCTGGGACCAGTTCCGCCACAAGGCACGCACCCAGCGGACCATCGTCAAGGCGGCCTTCGCCTCCGGCACCGCCACCCCCGCGCGCCAGCTCCCCCCATACGCCGAAATCCTGATCATCGTCGGCGCACTCGCCCTCGGCCTCACCGTCTTCACCTACGGCATCGGCACCGAGTACGACGAACTGTTCATCGGCTTCCTCATCACCGCGGGCTTCGGCTTCGGCGCAGCCGCAAAGGCCGGCCTCGTGGGCCGGATCTCGGCGCTCACCGCCAAGCACCGCAACGTGACGATGATCGGCGCGTTCACCGCGGCCGCCGCCTTCCCGTTCACCCAGTCCGACGACCAGTACGCGACCATCGGCGTCTACATCCTGATCTTCGCCACCGTCGCCCTCGGCCTGAACATCGTCGTCGGCCTCGCCGGCCTCCTCGACCTCGGTTACGTCGCCTTCCTCGGCGTCGGCGCCTACACCGCGGCCATGGTCTCCGGCTCCCCCTCCTCCCCCTTCGACATCCACCTGCCGTTCTGGGCATCCGCCATCCTCGGCGCCGCCGTCGCCATGATCTTCGGCGTCATCATCGGCGCCCCCACCCTGCGCCTGCGCGGCGACTACCTCGCCATCGTGACGCTCGGCTTCGGTGAGATCTTCCGGATCACCGTCCTCAACATGGACGGCACCTCCGGCCCCGACATCACCAACGGCTCCAACGGCATCTCCTCGATCCCGAACCTCAACATCCTCGGCTTCGACTTCGGCCAGGAACACACCTTCCTGGGCTTCACCATCGCCCGCTTCGCCAACTACTTCCTGCTGATGCTCCTCATCACCCTGGTCGTGGTCATCGTCTTCCGGCGCAGCAGCGACTCCCGCATCGGCCGCGCCTGGATCGCCATCCGCGAGGACGAGACCGCCGCCCTCGCCATGGGCATCAACGGCTTCCGCGTCAAGCTCATCGCCTTCGCCCTCGGCGCCGCCCTCGCCGGCCTCGCCGGCACGGTCCAGGCCCACGTCACCTACACGGTGACACCCGAGCAGTACCAGTTCGCCGCAGTCGTCCCGCCCAACTCGGCCTTCCTCCTCGCAGCGGTCGTCCTCGGCGGCATGGGCACCATCAGCGGCCCGCTCGTCGGCGCCGCACTGCTCTACCTCATCCCGTCCAAGCTCCAGTTCCTGGACGACTACCAGCTCTTCGCCTTCGGCCTCGCGCTCGTCCTCTTGATGCGCTTCCGCCCGGAGGGCCTCATCCCGAACCGGCGCCGCCAGCTCGAATTCCACGAAGAGGCCGAAGCGCCCGCAGTCCTCAGCAAGGCAGGGGCCTGA
- the polA gene encoding DNA polymerase I: MAETGSKKTDSTPGGSRPRLMLMDGHSLAYRAFFALPAENFTTATGQPTNAIYGFASMLANTLRDEAPTHFAVAFDVSRKTWRSEEFTEYKANRSKTPDEFKGQVELLGELLDAMHAVRFAVDGFEADDIIATLATQAEAEGFEVLIVTGDRDSFQLVSEHTTVLYPTKGVSELTRFTPEKVFEKYGLTPAQYPDFAALRGDPSDNLPGIPGVGEKTAAKWINQFGSFADLVERVEEVKGKAGQNLRDHLEAVKLNRRLTEMVRTVELPKGVTDLERAAYDRKAVAMVLDTLEIRNPSLRERLLAVDPGAEEADAGQPAAPGVEVDGTVLDSGEVAPWLAEHGTEVLGVATVDTWALGTGSVAEIALAAAGGAAAWFDPTQLDETDETAWAAWLADTARPKVFHNAKAAMRVFADHGWTIEGVGMDTALAAYLVKPGRRSFDLDALSLEYLGRELAPAATADGQLAFGADEGAEADALMVQARAILDLGEAFGERLQEVGAADLLRDVELPTSALLARMERQGIAADRAHLEAMEQMFAGAVQQAVKEAHAAAGHEFNLGSPKQLQEVLFGELGLPKTKRTKTGYTTDADALAWLAGQTDNELPVIMLRHREQAKLRVTVEGLIKTIAADGRIHTTFNQTVAATGRLSSVDPNLQNIPVRTDEGRGIRRGFVVGEGFESLMTADYSQIELRVMAHLSEDAGLIEAFTSGEDLHTTAAAQVFGVEQSAVDAEMRRKIKAMSYGLAYGLSAFGLSQQLNIDAGEARALMDAYFERFGGVRDYLRRAVDEARATGYTATIFGRRRYLPDLNSDNRQRREAAERMALNAPIQGTAADIVKIAMLNVGRAMDEAGLASRMLLQVHDEIVLEIAPGERDRTEQILRREMAGAVHLRAPLDVSVGYGPDWESAAH; encoded by the coding sequence GTGGCAGAGACAGGATCGAAGAAGACCGACAGCACCCCCGGCGGCAGCCGTCCCCGGCTCATGCTCATGGACGGGCACTCGCTGGCCTACCGCGCGTTCTTCGCGCTGCCCGCGGAGAACTTCACGACGGCGACGGGCCAGCCGACCAACGCGATCTACGGCTTCGCGTCGATGCTGGCGAACACGCTGCGCGACGAGGCCCCCACCCACTTCGCGGTCGCGTTCGACGTCTCCCGCAAGACCTGGCGCTCCGAGGAGTTCACCGAGTACAAGGCGAACCGCTCGAAGACCCCGGACGAGTTCAAGGGCCAGGTCGAACTGCTCGGCGAGCTGCTCGACGCGATGCACGCCGTCCGCTTCGCGGTCGACGGCTTCGAGGCCGACGACATCATCGCCACCCTCGCCACCCAGGCCGAGGCGGAGGGCTTCGAGGTCCTCATCGTCACCGGCGACCGCGACTCCTTCCAGCTCGTCAGCGAACACACCACCGTGCTCTACCCCACGAAGGGTGTCTCGGAGCTGACCCGGTTCACCCCGGAGAAGGTGTTCGAGAAGTACGGCCTCACCCCGGCCCAGTACCCGGACTTCGCGGCCCTGCGAGGCGACCCGTCCGACAACCTCCCCGGCATCCCCGGTGTCGGCGAGAAGACCGCCGCGAAGTGGATCAACCAGTTCGGTTCCTTCGCGGATCTCGTCGAGCGCGTCGAGGAGGTCAAGGGCAAGGCCGGGCAGAACCTCCGCGACCACCTGGAGGCCGTCAAGCTCAACCGCCGCCTCACCGAGATGGTGCGTACGGTCGAACTGCCCAAGGGCGTCACCGACCTGGAGCGCGCCGCGTACGACCGCAAGGCCGTCGCGATGGTCCTGGACACCCTGGAGATCCGCAACCCGTCGCTGCGCGAGCGTCTGCTGGCCGTCGACCCGGGCGCCGAGGAGGCCGACGCAGGTCAGCCGGCCGCCCCGGGCGTCGAGGTGGACGGCACGGTCCTCGACTCCGGCGAGGTGGCCCCCTGGCTCGCCGAGCACGGCACGGAGGTCCTCGGTGTCGCCACGGTCGACACCTGGGCGCTCGGCACGGGCTCGGTCGCCGAGATCGCGCTCGCCGCGGCCGGGGGAGCGGCCGCCTGGTTCGACCCGACGCAGCTGGACGAGACGGACGAAACCGCGTGGGCGGCCTGGCTCGCCGATACCGCGAGGCCGAAGGTGTTCCACAACGCCAAGGCCGCGATGCGGGTCTTCGCCGACCACGGCTGGACGATCGAGGGCGTCGGCATGGACACCGCGCTCGCCGCGTACCTGGTCAAGCCGGGCCGCCGCTCCTTCGACCTGGACGCGCTGTCCCTGGAGTACCTGGGCCGTGAGCTGGCCCCCGCCGCCACGGCCGACGGTCAGCTGGCCTTCGGGGCGGACGAGGGCGCCGAGGCCGACGCGCTGATGGTGCAGGCCCGCGCGATCCTCGACCTCGGCGAGGCCTTCGGCGAGCGCCTGCAGGAGGTGGGCGCGGCCGACCTCCTCCGGGACGTGGAGCTGCCCACCTCCGCGCTCCTGGCCCGCATGGAACGCCAGGGCATCGCGGCGGACCGGGCCCATCTGGAGGCCATGGAGCAGATGTTCGCGGGCGCCGTGCAGCAGGCGGTGAAGGAGGCGCACGCGGCGGCGGGGCACGAGTTCAACCTGGGCTCGCCCAAGCAGCTCCAGGAAGTCCTCTTCGGTGAGCTGGGCCTGCCCAAGACCAAGCGCACGAAGACGGGCTACACCACGGACGCGGACGCCCTCGCCTGGCTCGCAGGCCAGACGGACAACGAACTGCCGGTCATCATGCTCCGCCACCGTGAGCAGGCGAAGCTCCGCGTCACCGTCGAGGGCCTGATCAAGACGATCGCCGCGGACGGCCGTATCCACACCACGTTCAACCAGACGGTCGCCGCCACGGGCCGCCTGTCGTCGGTGGACCCGAACCTCCAGAACATCCCGGTCCGCACCGACGAGGGCCGTGGCATCCGCCGCGGCTTCGTCGTCGGCGAGGGCTTCGAGTCGCTGATGACGGCGGACTACAGTCAGATCGAACTGCGCGTGATGGCCCACCTCTCCGAGGACGCGGGCCTCATCGAGGCGTTCACCTCCGGCGAGGACCTGCACACCACGGCGGCCGCCCAGGTGTTCGGGGTCGAGCAGTCGGCGGTGGACGCGGAGATGCGCCGCAAGATCAAGGCGATGTCGTACGGCCTGGCCTACGGGCTGTCCGCGTTCGGCCTCTCCCAGCAGCTGAACATCGACGCGGGCGAGGCGCGTGCCCTGATGGACGCGTACTTCGAGCGGTTCGGCGGCGTACGGGACTATCTGCGCCGGGCCGTGGACGAGGCACGGGCGACGGGGTACACGGCGACGATCTTCGGGCGCCGCCGCTATCTCCCCGACCTCAACAGCGACAACCGTCAGCGTCGCGAGGCCGCCGAGCGGATGGCTCTCAACGCGCCCATCCAGGGCACCGCCGCCGACATCGTCAAGATCGCCATGCTGAACGTCGGCCGCGCCATGGACGAGGCCGGCCTCGCCTCCCGCATGCTCCTCCAGGTCCACGACGAAATCGTCCTGGAGATCGCCCCAGGGGAACGCGACCGCACCGAGCAGATCCTCCGCCGTGAGATGGCGGGCGCCGTCCACCTGAGGGCCCCGCTGGACGTCTCGGTGGGCTACGGCCCGGACTGGGAGTCGGCGGCGCACTAG
- a CDS encoding PaaI family thioesterase → MGEQHQVKFPQEVIDEYATLGIDLVAMFSAGHLGTRMGVRIVEASADRVVGTMPVEGNTQPYGLLHGGASAVLAETLGSVGSMLHAGSSKIAVGVDLNCTHHRGVRSGLVTGVATPLHRGRSTATYEIVVSDEAGKRVCTARLTCLLRDAPAVAGERARTSH, encoded by the coding sequence ATGGGCGAGCAGCACCAAGTGAAGTTCCCGCAAGAGGTCATCGACGAGTACGCGACCCTCGGCATCGACCTGGTCGCGATGTTCTCCGCCGGGCATCTGGGCACCCGTATGGGCGTGCGGATCGTGGAGGCGTCGGCGGACCGGGTCGTCGGGACGATGCCGGTGGAGGGCAACACCCAGCCGTACGGGCTGCTCCACGGCGGCGCGTCCGCCGTGCTCGCGGAGACCCTGGGATCGGTCGGCTCCATGCTGCACGCCGGCAGCTCCAAGATCGCCGTGGGTGTCGACCTGAACTGCACGCACCACCGGGGCGTGCGGTCCGGGCTGGTGACCGGTGTCGCCACACCGCTGCACCGGGGGCGTTCGACGGCGACGTACGAGATCGTCGTCAGTGACGAGGCCGGCAAGCGGGTGTGCACGGCCCGGCTGACCTGCCTGCTCCGGGACGCTCCGGCGGTCGCGGGTGAGCGGGCGCGGACGTCGCACTGA